In the Flavisolibacter tropicus genome, one interval contains:
- a CDS encoding sensor histidine kinase has protein sequence MRYFKLNRKEQFTNMSLLSLLVYIVGYLQFDKEYLQDFNLFLTVYACNFIIGNVFVALLFQFMFYVRDRFPHYHQSLLRACILISSYVVITTVAMWAVFYTYEYTGVYGFTVDSTKLKWAMIIGILFDVIYFVIFESFYIEKRWGDDVREKEALRQANLVSQFESLKAQVNPHFLFNCLNSLSSLIAQNPNQAEDFVDEMSNVYRYLLRNNEQGLVTIETELQYIRSYFHLQKTRFGDAISLEIDIEENRWDSLIPPLTLQMLLENAVKHNVLRKASPLRIEIASKEGHLTVRNNIQLKSKQYIISTKIGLANIASKYKLLHQSDILIQNDGKYFEVSLPLIENTAHFSIDFKS, from the coding sequence ATGAGGTATTTCAAACTCAATAGAAAAGAGCAGTTTACCAACATGTCGTTGTTATCGTTGCTGGTATATATTGTTGGCTATTTACAGTTTGACAAAGAATACCTGCAAGACTTCAACCTGTTTCTTACGGTATATGCCTGCAACTTCATTATTGGGAATGTATTTGTGGCGTTGCTTTTTCAATTCATGTTCTATGTGCGGGACCGCTTTCCACATTACCACCAAAGTCTTCTACGTGCCTGTATTCTCATTTCTTCCTACGTAGTTATTACCACAGTGGCCATGTGGGCTGTTTTCTATACGTATGAATATACAGGCGTCTATGGCTTTACCGTAGATAGTACCAAGCTAAAGTGGGCCATGATCATCGGTATCCTGTTCGATGTTATCTACTTTGTGATCTTTGAGTCCTTTTATATCGAAAAACGCTGGGGCGATGATGTTAGAGAAAAAGAAGCCTTGCGACAGGCCAACTTAGTAAGCCAGTTTGAAAGCCTGAAGGCGCAGGTAAATCCTCACTTTTTATTTAACTGCCTTAACTCCCTATCCTCTCTTATTGCACAAAATCCCAACCAGGCGGAGGACTTTGTTGACGAAATGAGTAATGTATACCGTTACCTGTTGCGCAATAATGAGCAAGGCCTGGTTACAATAGAAACGGAGCTACAGTATATACGCTCCTATTTTCATTTACAAAAGACGCGCTTTGGCGACGCCATTTCGCTGGAAATAGATATAGAAGAAAACCGCTGGGACAGCCTGATTCCACCACTAACGCTACAAATGCTGCTGGAAAACGCCGTCAAGCACAATGTACTCAGAAAGGCCTCTCCCCTACGAATTGAAATAGCCAGCAAAGAAGGTCATCTAACGGTACGGAACAATATTCAACTCAAAAGCAAGCAATACATTATCTCCACCAAGATAGGCCTGGCCAATATTGCCAGTAAGTATAAGCTGTTACACCAATCTGACATCCTGATCCAAAATGATGGGAAATACTTTGAAGTAAGCCTGCCTCTCATTGAAAACACAGCTCATTTTAGTATTGATTTTAAATCCTAG
- a CDS encoding cupin domain-containing protein, with amino-acid sequence MNERILVNPVTKEKVEVLAMAAETNGDYSMDEGIMLPDGTNCLHYHRILTQTFTALEKPLYIYLGGKDIIKLSQGESYTIKPGVVHGIFNPTKHTVRYRLVTTPGHEGFENMCRILSGLADDNKVNADGIPHDYTTTALLMEMGDTYFMSAHTFIHPWVKWKARQARKKGIAQELLSKYCPTWIQKPNSI; translated from the coding sequence ATGAACGAGCGCATCCTGGTCAATCCTGTTACTAAAGAAAAAGTGGAGGTACTAGCCATGGCCGCTGAAACGAATGGTGATTACAGTATGGATGAAGGTATTATGCTGCCCGATGGAACAAACTGCCTTCATTATCACCGCATACTCACACAAACGTTTACGGCCCTGGAAAAGCCACTTTATATCTATTTGGGTGGAAAGGACATCATCAAGTTAAGCCAAGGCGAAAGCTATACCATTAAACCGGGAGTGGTACATGGCATATTCAACCCTACTAAACATACCGTACGTTACAGACTGGTGACTACGCCAGGACATGAAGGGTTTGAAAATATGTGCCGTATTCTATCGGGCCTGGCCGATGATAATAAAGTAAATGCAGATGGAATACCGCACGACTATACTACCACTGCGTTACTAATGGAAATGGGCGATACTTATTTTATGAGCGCCCATACATTCATTCATCCTTGGGTAAAATGGAAGGCTAGGCAGGCGCGCAAAAAAGGCATTGCACAGGAACTTCTTTCAAAATATTGTCCAACATGGATTCAAAAGCCAAATAGCATTTAA
- a CDS encoding PAS domain-containing sensor histidine kinase — translation MQEVLESRMHSSTEGFDIRRVVLFIDSHLIPLSGTWQWDMTSFAVYCSDVMAAFPLTFEGTKGIIHPEDLSGVKAAVEQIEKVKQVNLKFRIITTYGEIKTLTGQHIFLSELAPQELALPDHEQLRAITEQIELRKELASLRQKNLVFEEAAKICGNAIWYYNKSTQEVYYSDQIYLFHGLAPQSINAHLNTFTRYIHPQDRDAVQEAIEQALTEELPLHLEYRILTENDVERYLRNVIQWTFTDNGQKLLQGIVQDYTTQKESEDFLQKFNQQVWFLKKRLQFSESNSHSGFWQLDLVTRRFTPSNNFYYIYGLKPQPFNAGLSLFINYVHPEDRELVDTFYHKLKTEHKADDIEYRIIRPDGKQRYVSLQAKSVIDENKRLSLFGTIQDITHIKSLEKKLREKNESYQLFQYRQSITENLAHIGTWWWDHATKEHFWSDGMYQLLGLKPQSIFLNQNYLLKQIHPDYRNAFTNSLNRTLEDEEEANCELVISSNGVSRRVKALFKLLHYENKRIFIGLFQDISKEHQLQEELSERIQLADLLTEHLPDRILITDNENNILFWNRHCERYYKQKRELVLGKNFFETFPALQTEEKIRQFNNVLKGHPFHQTGAHTVLTKDIMDLHMLPLYDDNKNVVGILHILHDVTEEHKLRQNLTERLQFIQSMIEASVDRVVVLDRHMNYTYWNKRAEEYYNLPKERVLGKNILEVFPAFINDPSYNEFRKALRGEIVYIPTDATNIENAQQYFETYLVPVKGTNDEVRSVLWITHDLSQEYELIAQQQRSADIINLVNAIFIETDLEYRFKYINKKAEEYFGRTHAEMLGQVFWDIAPEAIGTEGHRAIVAACEKRIKVETEYFSQLFKRWVFLSATPSPGGVIILMYDRQDIKDVQEKLQASEALLQRSEEVAAIGSYEFDLATSSFRFSNGMFRLFGETPQSFEPTVDFVNSRSYPRDIEEVNQIIEQSIIDNQPYHYTQRIYNAKGETRTIEVHGRVISDEEGKAIKLIGLAQDITARLAAQAERQKNLTLLQQTEEIAATGSWEYTIDTGIFLWSDGMYQMFNIPPGTPVQPEVYLPISIPEDEYKAQRIVDHLTKHFTPFEEILQIQIAGKIRTIKCKGTPIYNDQKQVQKLVGIDMDITDLVTAENEILKGQHFLQQVTDTAPDAITVFDLSQNKASYINPPVIEGLLGYSVSEMKKMGFEGRLKKIIHPEDQQALVDFNKHLREASIGEVVTLEYRVITKKGKTKWLINRGKSFISNEPGHPKMILSVLQDITVQKQAALELQENRQFMEEVMNASLDFIMVFDFTVNRITYVSRQAYKDDEARYLETLRLSYDQLLERVHPDDREHMHQFIQAFKTLPDQEVRTIDFREIIDGKVVWFRSRGKVFKRDANGQVIQYISVVQDISKERALYDQLAERTSFAEAVVESSVDAVIVLDKDYQIKTWNRRCEELYGLSIENAINKNLIELFPLVAEDATLIHSFQRAIAGEFMYLPAKLSVYTNRICEFFFVPLKNEQSEIYGVLIVIHDVSRQEEYANALQDMNLLLQQQNIELEQRNEEISTFAFVASHDLKEPLRKIHTFSDWLLERETENLSTKGQDFLKRLNLSVNRLNMLIDDILVLTKIHTDTRNNEDINLNEVLKAVEEDLEEMISKTRTSIISEPLPTITSNRNQLFYLFKNIIHNAIKFQKPGNKPFIEISADFERNVNNPLAQPKQEYLKLAFHDNGIGFDQKYERKIFKMFQQLHARGEYSGTGMGLAICRKIMENNKGFITVESIPGDGSVFYCYFPIY, via the coding sequence GTGCAAGAAGTTTTGGAAAGCCGCATGCATTCTTCTACCGAAGGATTCGACATAAGAAGAGTTGTTTTATTCATTGACTCCCACCTGATCCCCCTTTCTGGCACCTGGCAGTGGGATATGACATCTTTTGCCGTTTACTGTAGCGATGTTATGGCCGCCTTCCCCCTAACCTTCGAAGGCACTAAAGGAATTATACATCCTGAAGACCTCTCCGGTGTAAAGGCTGCTGTTGAACAAATAGAAAAGGTGAAACAGGTCAATCTAAAGTTCCGCATCATTACTACCTATGGGGAAATCAAAACATTAACTGGCCAACATATTTTTCTTTCAGAGCTTGCCCCGCAAGAACTGGCGCTACCCGACCATGAACAATTAAGGGCTATTACAGAACAAATAGAGCTGAGGAAAGAATTGGCCAGCCTCCGACAAAAAAACCTGGTATTTGAGGAAGCTGCTAAAATCTGCGGCAATGCCATTTGGTATTATAATAAATCAACGCAAGAGGTTTACTATTCCGACCAGATCTATTTATTTCATGGCCTGGCCCCTCAAAGTATCAACGCCCATTTAAACACCTTCACCCGGTATATTCATCCTCAGGATAGGGATGCCGTTCAGGAAGCTATTGAACAAGCGCTTACGGAAGAATTACCGTTACATCTGGAATACCGCATCTTAACGGAAAATGATGTGGAACGCTATTTAAGAAATGTAATCCAATGGACCTTTACGGATAACGGGCAAAAGCTATTACAAGGTATTGTACAGGATTATACCACGCAAAAAGAGTCTGAGGATTTCCTACAAAAGTTTAACCAGCAGGTTTGGTTTCTTAAAAAACGGTTGCAGTTTAGTGAGAGCAATAGTCATAGTGGTTTCTGGCAGCTTGACCTGGTAACCCGAAGGTTCACTCCTTCCAATAACTTCTATTATATATACGGCTTAAAGCCACAGCCCTTTAATGCAGGCTTATCGTTATTCATCAACTATGTACATCCCGAAGACCGTGAATTGGTAGACACCTTCTACCATAAATTAAAAACGGAACATAAAGCAGATGATATCGAGTACCGCATCATACGGCCCGATGGTAAGCAACGCTATGTCTCCTTACAGGCGAAATCAGTTATTGATGAAAATAAAAGACTGAGCCTTTTTGGTACCATCCAGGATATTACCCATATAAAATCGTTGGAAAAGAAGCTCCGTGAAAAGAATGAAAGCTACCAACTCTTTCAATACCGGCAATCTATAACGGAGAACCTGGCACATATAGGTACCTGGTGGTGGGATCATGCCACCAAAGAACATTTCTGGAGCGATGGTATGTACCAACTCTTAGGCCTCAAGCCTCAAAGTATTTTCTTAAACCAAAATTACCTGCTCAAACAGATTCATCCTGATTACAGAAACGCCTTTACCAACTCGCTGAATAGGACCCTGGAGGATGAAGAAGAAGCTAATTGTGAATTGGTAATCAGCAGCAACGGGGTTTCTCGTCGCGTTAAAGCGTTGTTCAAACTCTTACATTATGAAAACAAGCGCATCTTCATTGGCCTGTTTCAAGACATTTCCAAAGAACATCAATTACAAGAGGAGTTGTCAGAGCGCATTCAATTAGCCGACTTGCTAACCGAGCACCTACCTGACCGGATACTGATCACCGACAACGAAAACAACATTCTCTTTTGGAATAGGCATTGTGAGCGCTATTACAAACAAAAACGGGAATTGGTATTAGGCAAAAACTTCTTTGAAACCTTTCCAGCCTTACAGACAGAAGAAAAGATCCGCCAGTTTAACAACGTTTTGAAAGGCCATCCCTTTCACCAGACAGGAGCCCATACTGTGCTTACCAAAGATATTATGGACCTGCACATGCTTCCGTTATATGATGATAATAAAAACGTAGTAGGTATCCTTCATATTCTGCACGATGTTACTGAGGAGCATAAGCTACGCCAAAACCTAACGGAGCGGCTCCAGTTTATACAAAGTATGATTGAAGCCTCGGTAGACCGGGTAGTAGTGCTTGACCGCCATATGAACTATACCTATTGGAACAAGCGGGCTGAAGAATATTACAACCTACCAAAGGAAAGAGTATTGGGCAAGAACATACTGGAAGTTTTCCCTGCCTTTATTAACGACCCATCGTATAATGAATTCCGGAAAGCACTTCGTGGCGAAATCGTTTATATCCCTACTGATGCAACGAATATTGAAAATGCCCAGCAATATTTTGAAACCTACCTGGTTCCCGTAAAAGGTACGAACGACGAAGTAAGGTCGGTGCTATGGATCACACACGACCTTTCCCAGGAATACGAACTGATAGCGCAACAGCAGCGATCTGCAGATATTATTAACCTGGTAAATGCCATCTTTATCGAGACCGATCTGGAATACCGGTTCAAGTACATCAATAAAAAAGCAGAAGAGTACTTTGGAAGAACCCATGCCGAAATGCTGGGCCAGGTGTTTTGGGATATTGCGCCTGAAGCCATAGGCACAGAAGGTCATAGGGCCATTGTAGCCGCTTGTGAAAAAAGGATAAAAGTAGAGACGGAATACTTTTCGCAGCTATTTAAACGATGGGTATTTCTTTCGGCCACACCTTCTCCAGGTGGCGTCATCATCTTAATGTACGACCGGCAGGATATAAAAGATGTTCAGGAGAAACTACAAGCCAGCGAAGCCCTACTACAGCGCTCAGAAGAAGTAGCTGCTATTGGAAGTTATGAATTTGACCTTGCCACTTCAAGCTTCCGCTTTTCCAATGGCATGTTCCGCCTATTTGGAGAAACGCCCCAGTCGTTTGAACCAACTGTGGACTTTGTAAATTCCCGATCCTATCCCAGAGACATTGAGGAGGTAAACCAAATAATAGAACAAAGCATCATAGACAATCAACCCTACCACTATACACAACGCATTTATAATGCAAAGGGAGAAACGCGTACCATTGAAGTACATGGCAGGGTCATTTCTGATGAAGAAGGAAAGGCCATAAAGTTGATCGGGCTGGCGCAAGACATTACAGCACGCCTGGCCGCGCAGGCCGAGCGTCAGAAAAACCTGACCTTACTGCAACAAACGGAAGAAATAGCGGCTACAGGCAGCTGGGAATATACTATTGACACAGGCATTTTCTTATGGTCGGATGGTATGTATCAAATGTTCAATATACCACCTGGCACCCCTGTACAACCTGAGGTCTATCTTCCCATTTCTATACCAGAGGATGAATACAAAGCTCAGCGCATTGTTGACCATTTAACAAAACACTTCACCCCTTTTGAAGAAATACTACAAATACAAATAGCGGGTAAAATAAGAACGATCAAATGCAAAGGCACCCCTATTTATAACGATCAGAAGCAAGTGCAAAAACTGGTAGGCATAGATATGGATATTACCGACCTGGTAACAGCAGAAAATGAGATCCTAAAAGGCCAGCATTTTCTACAGCAGGTAACTGATACAGCACCAGATGCCATCACGGTATTTGACCTGAGCCAGAATAAAGCCAGCTACATCAACCCGCCAGTTATAGAAGGACTTTTGGGGTATAGTGTTTCGGAAATGAAAAAAATGGGGTTTGAAGGCCGCCTGAAAAAAATCATTCACCCCGAGGACCAGCAAGCGCTGGTTGACTTCAATAAGCATTTAAGAGAAGCTTCAATAGGAGAAGTTGTTACGTTAGAATATCGCGTGATAACCAAGAAGGGTAAAACCAAATGGCTGATCAATCGTGGTAAATCGTTCATTTCAAATGAACCCGGCCATCCTAAAATGATCTTATCTGTATTGCAGGATATTACCGTTCAGAAACAGGCTGCATTGGAGCTACAGGAAAACAGGCAATTCATGGAAGAAGTAATGAATGCCTCCTTAGACTTTATCATGGTATTTGACTTTACGGTAAACCGTATTACCTATGTGAGCCGCCAGGCTTATAAAGACGATGAAGCCCGCTACCTGGAAACCCTGCGCCTCTCCTACGATCAATTATTAGAACGTGTACACCCGGACGATCGGGAACACATGCACCAGTTCATACAGGCATTTAAAACACTACCAGACCAGGAAGTTCGCACCATCGACTTCCGTGAAATTATTGACGGCAAAGTAGTCTGGTTCCGCTCCAGGGGCAAAGTATTTAAACGTGATGCCAATGGACAAGTAATACAATACATTAGTGTGGTGCAGGATATCAGTAAAGAAAGAGCCCTTTATGATCAATTAGCAGAGCGCACTTCATTTGCCGAAGCGGTTGTTGAATCAAGCGTGGATGCTGTTATCGTATTGGATAAAGATTATCAGATTAAAACCTGGAACCGCCGTTGTGAAGAGCTTTATGGATTATCTATAGAAAATGCTATTAATAAAAACCTGATTGAACTATTTCCCCTGGTAGCCGAGGACGCTACGTTGATACATTCCTTTCAACGCGCTATTGCAGGCGAGTTTATGTATTTGCCAGCTAAACTGAGTGTCTATACCAATCGTATTTGTGAGTTCTTTTTTGTGCCGCTAAAAAATGAACAAAGTGAGATCTATGGAGTATTGATTGTCATACACGATGTGAGCCGCCAAGAAGAATATGCCAATGCCTTACAGGATATGAACCTGCTGCTGCAACAGCAAAATATTGAACTGGAACAACGCAATGAAGAAATATCCACGTTTGCCTTTGTAGCCTCTCACGATCTGAAAGAACCATTGCGAAAAATACATACGTTTAGTGATTGGCTTTTAGAGCGTGAGACTGAAAATCTTTCCACAAAAGGACAAGACTTTTTAAAGAGATTGAACCTTTCTGTTAATCGATTAAACATGCTGATCGATGATATATTAGTGCTGACAAAGATCCATACAGATACCCGAAACAATGAAGACATTAACCTGAATGAAGTTTTAAAGGCTGTAGAAGAAGACCTGGAAGAGATGATATCCAAAACAAGAACCTCTATTATTTCAGAGCCACTGCCTACCATAACCAGCAATCGCAATCAGCTTTTCTATTTATTCAAGAACATTATTCACAATGCTATCAAATTTCAAAAGCCAGGTAATAAACCCTTTATAGAAATCAGTGCAGACTTTGAGCGCAATGTTAATAATCCGCTTGCACAACCAAAACAGGAATATTTAAAACTGGCCTTTCATGATAACGGTATAGGGTTTGACCAGAAATATGAACGGAAGATCTTTAAGATGTTTCAGCAACTACATGCAAGGGGAGAATACTCTGGTACGGGTATGGGTTTAGCTATTTGCCGAAAGATCATGGAGAATAATAAAGGCTTCATTACTGTAGAAAGCATTCCTGGCGATGGTTCTGTTTTCTATTGTTATTTTCCAATCTATTAA